The Vibrio nitrifigilis genome window below encodes:
- a CDS encoding AMP-binding protein produces the protein MRTQDDKSPRCTLPPPNELLLNWARVRPNDVYLRQIKRRKFKEYTYIQVAEQALRLVTALRDLGAQPGDKISIISKNCAEWFICDIAFMLGDFISVPLFPTANSQTIEYCLTHSDCRFVIAGKLDDSSAVQQVFQDMSDLTTIALPYDSAPPCQYHFDYLISHYPPSKERPIHHDDKVMSLVYTSGTSGIPKGAILTYGAYSWSVKQIVDHIGIHSQDTLFSYLPLAHITERVYILGSSIMVGIPTAFPESLDTFIDDVKMQRPTLFISVPRLWQLFQQRIQDKLSDKLLKTLLSIPFIKRVIQRKVIHGLGLENARVLGCGSAPVSPSLLQWYNRLGLEITEAWGMTETFGYSTLNYPFCENKIGTVGRAGPGIELKIAEDGEVLVKSSGLFAGYYHSQEETRAMFTDYGWLKTGDIGEIDESGYLTLLGRKKDSFKTAKGKFVAPVPIEKRLYEHSRVEMLCLIGSGMTSPLLLVVPHQFPHFDKQRYEKATQRIIDHINQDLEPHAKIKRVLMVKEPWSIENGILTPTLKIKRFELEKKYHGLEEHWPDNQLIHWE, from the coding sequence ATGCGGACACAGGATGACAAATCACCACGCTGTACTCTGCCGCCCCCCAATGAGTTGCTTCTTAATTGGGCGAGAGTCCGGCCAAATGATGTTTACTTGAGACAAATAAAGCGGCGAAAATTTAAAGAATACACATATATCCAAGTGGCCGAGCAAGCGCTAAGATTAGTCACGGCACTGCGAGATTTAGGTGCGCAACCCGGAGATAAAATATCCATTATTTCAAAGAATTGTGCTGAATGGTTTATCTGCGATATCGCCTTCATGTTAGGTGACTTTATCAGCGTTCCTCTCTTTCCAACCGCCAATTCACAAACTATCGAGTACTGTCTTACCCATAGTGATTGCCGCTTCGTTATTGCTGGCAAACTGGATGACTCATCCGCAGTTCAACAAGTTTTTCAAGATATGAGTGATTTGACGACGATCGCTCTCCCCTATGATTCAGCACCACCTTGCCAATATCATTTCGATTACCTCATTAGTCATTATCCACCCAGTAAAGAACGCCCAATCCATCATGATGACAAAGTCATGTCTTTAGTTTATACCTCTGGCACGTCTGGTATTCCGAAAGGCGCAATATTAACCTATGGGGCCTACTCATGGTCAGTCAAACAGATCGTTGACCATATCGGTATTCATTCACAAGATACCCTATTTTCCTACCTCCCTTTGGCGCACATTACCGAACGAGTATATATTTTGGGCTCTTCTATCATGGTCGGTATCCCAACTGCCTTTCCTGAATCATTAGACACCTTCATTGATGATGTCAAAATGCAGCGCCCAACCTTATTTATTTCCGTGCCTCGACTTTGGCAACTATTTCAACAACGAATTCAAGACAAACTCTCTGATAAGCTATTGAAAACACTGCTCTCAATTCCTTTCATAAAAAGAGTAATTCAGCGCAAAGTCATCCATGGATTAGGGTTAGAAAATGCCCGAGTGCTTGGCTGTGGGTCAGCGCCAGTCTCACCATCTCTATTACAATGGTATAACCGGCTTGGGTTGGAAATTACCGAAGCCTGGGGAATGACTGAAACCTTTGGTTATAGCACTCTAAATTATCCGTTTTGCGAAAATAAAATAGGAACAGTTGGAAGAGCCGGGCCGGGGATTGAACTTAAAATCGCAGAAGATGGAGAAGTATTAGTCAAAAGTTCTGGTTTATTCGCTGGCTATTACCATAGTCAAGAAGAGACTCGAGCTATGTTTACTGACTATGGCTGGCTTAAAACCGGAGACATTGGTGAAATAGATGAATCCGGATATCTCACATTATTAGGCAGGAAAAAAGATAGCTTTAAAACAGCAAAAGGTAAGTTTGTTGCACCAGTTCCGATTGAAAAACGTCTTTATGAACATAGTCGAGTGGAGATGCTTTGCTTGATAGGTTCTGGGATGACGAGCCCATTACTTCTTGTCGTTCCACATCAATTTCCTCACTTTGATAAACAGCGGTATGAGAAAGCAACACAGAGAATTATTGATCATATTAATCAAGACTTGGAGCCTCATGCGAAAATCAAGCGCGTATTGATGGTTAAGGAACCATGGAGTATTGAAAATGGTATTTTGACTCCCACACTAAAAATCAAACGCTTTGAACTAGAAAAAAAATACCACGGCCTTGAAGAACATTGGCCAGACAACCAACTGATTCACTGGGAATAA
- a CDS encoding GNAT family N-acetyltransferase/peptidase C39 family protein has product MDFRHAKSTDLTALNALELALFDGDRISPRQMKRFLQSPHAILFVADSGEQLAGYALLLFHQGTQLSRLYSIAVTPDFRGRGIAQKLLEQCERAALDQGSTTLRLEVREDNTAAINLYEKLGYQTFKLLIHYYDDLCDGRRLQKRLTPTEPKVMLNMPLYVQTTPFTCGAACLLMSFGCLNPEYEPSRTEELQLWREATTIFMAAGHGGCSGHGLALAASRRGYHVELWSQSRGIPFIDSVRDENKKAVIEIVHQDFCHQLEHSDTHMIDAPPTQAQFEQWIRQGACVLLLISTYRFDGKKEPHWIILSGMSEKFFFFHDPHSETENDVMASGYVPVGKAALQQIIGFGKQKQIACVVIQNK; this is encoded by the coding sequence ATGGACTTTCGTCATGCGAAGAGTACTGACCTCACTGCGCTTAATGCATTAGAGCTGGCGCTGTTTGATGGAGATAGAATTTCTCCCCGCCAAATGAAGCGCTTTTTGCAATCCCCTCATGCCATTCTCTTTGTTGCGGATTCCGGCGAGCAATTAGCGGGTTATGCATTACTACTATTTCATCAAGGTACACAGCTTTCAAGGTTATATTCGATTGCCGTAACACCTGATTTCAGAGGCCGGGGGATTGCTCAAAAATTACTGGAGCAATGCGAGCGTGCTGCTCTTGATCAAGGCTCGACTACATTAAGACTAGAAGTGCGAGAAGACAATACTGCTGCGATAAATTTATATGAAAAATTAGGCTATCAGACATTCAAGCTACTGATTCATTACTACGACGATCTGTGTGATGGCCGTCGGTTACAAAAGCGCTTAACTCCAACAGAACCCAAAGTCATGCTCAATATGCCTTTGTATGTGCAAACGACCCCTTTTACTTGTGGTGCTGCATGTCTTTTAATGAGTTTTGGGTGCTTGAATCCAGAGTATGAACCTAGCCGAACTGAAGAGTTGCAACTGTGGCGTGAGGCGACAACGATCTTTATGGCTGCTGGACATGGAGGGTGTAGTGGTCATGGTTTAGCGTTAGCTGCATCTCGTCGTGGTTATCATGTCGAGCTTTGGAGTCAATCGAGAGGGATCCCGTTTATTGATAGTGTGCGGGATGAGAATAAAAAAGCAGTGATAGAAATCGTTCATCAAGACTTTTGCCATCAGTTAGAGCACTCAGATACCCATATGATTGATGCTCCACCAACCCAAGCGCAATTTGAACAGTGGATAAGGCAAGGTGCTTGCGTATTACTACTGATTAGTACTTATCGGTTTGATGGTAAAAAGGAACCGCATTGGATTATTTTAAGTGGCATGAGTGAGAAGTTTTTTTTCTTTCACGATCCTCACTCTGAAACAGAAAATGATGTGATGGCATCTGGCTACGTGCCTGTTGGTAAAGCTGCGCTCCAACAGATTATTGGTTTTGGAAAGCAGAAACAGATCGCTTGCGTCGTGATCCAAAATAAATAA
- a CDS encoding gamma-glutamylcyclotransferase family protein, whose translation MYIFGYGSLINASSRQLTGQTGDAIPVVAKGLVRYWGKIDDSYIMSPLIVNQGEGEVSGVLLQVDDNELPNFDRREAGYQRIQINANQIETECSFDTAQPIWVYVTDNYQQPCSNSPIVQSYVDTVIAGCLDISEQFARHFIEHTVGWHCPYENDRQAPKYQRVAGVKPHHQVSIDKLLTPVFALS comes from the coding sequence ATGTATATTTTCGGCTACGGTAGTTTAATTAACGCCTCCTCACGTCAGTTAACCGGTCAAACCGGAGACGCTATCCCTGTTGTTGCAAAGGGGCTAGTACGTTATTGGGGAAAGATTGACGATAGCTATATCATGTCACCACTGATAGTCAATCAAGGGGAGGGAGAAGTCAGCGGTGTCTTGCTGCAAGTTGATGATAATGAGTTACCTAATTTCGACCGTCGTGAAGCTGGCTATCAACGTATACAAATCAATGCTAATCAAATAGAAACCGAATGTTCATTCGATACTGCTCAACCTATCTGGGTTTATGTGACTGATAATTATCAACAACCTTGCTCAAATAGCCCTATTGTACAAAGTTATGTCGACACGGTTATTGCTGGGTGTTTGGATATATCAGAGCAGTTTGCTCGCCACTTTATTGAGCACACCGTTGGGTGGCATTGTCCTTATGAAAATGATCGACAAGCACCGAAGTATCAAAGAGTGGCAGGTGTTAAACCACATCACCAAGTATCGATCGATAAGTTACTGACCCCAGTATTCGCGCTTTCTTAA
- a CDS encoding RimK family protein, protein MANLLIVTDKVSDWQQYFPSEQVVSVDQYLNSDWKHNHKSIQVVNLCRDYGYMSSGYYCSLMAEARGHRVIPRVMAINDINQPLLLSSDLIKIHKLCSEEDPIRCKIYFGRTQHKGLEKLARLLFEQFMVPVIELEVGTLDGHWQIKKVAPFPFQDLQGQEEDFFIESLEMFSSKVWRRPKQDKKYRYDIAMLVDEEEKMPPSDKSALKRFRRAANRLGMNLEVISPDDGSRLGEFDALFIRATTSISNYTYRFAKKAEKMGLIVMDDPESIMKCTNKVFLTELLQRNQVPAPNSVILQSFDPDWKEHLLEVLDFPLVLKIPDGAFSRGVVKVKTVEELETEADKLFSKSALILAQAFMPTDYDWRIGILNRHPIFACKYMMSRGHWQIYQHFNSGRVSSGGFESFDMKQVPKAVVDTALKAANLIGGGLYGVDLKEIDGQVYVIEVNDNPSIDHTVEDGFLGDLLYDRIMTEFLRRIQLRGL, encoded by the coding sequence ATGGCTAACCTTTTAATCGTGACCGATAAAGTCAGTGACTGGCAGCAATATTTCCCTTCTGAACAAGTTGTTAGTGTCGATCAATATCTCAACTCTGATTGGAAACACAATCACAAAAGTATTCAAGTTGTTAACTTGTGTCGCGATTACGGTTATATGAGCAGCGGCTACTACTGCTCTTTAATGGCGGAAGCGCGGGGTCACCGTGTTATTCCACGAGTAATGGCAATTAATGACATCAACCAACCGCTTTTACTTTCATCTGATTTAATCAAAATTCATAAATTATGTAGTGAAGAAGATCCTATCCGCTGCAAAATTTACTTTGGCCGTACCCAACATAAAGGTTTGGAAAAACTCGCAAGATTGTTATTTGAACAATTCATGGTGCCCGTGATCGAACTTGAAGTCGGTACGCTTGACGGACATTGGCAAATCAAGAAAGTAGCGCCATTTCCATTTCAGGATCTACAAGGTCAGGAAGAAGACTTCTTCATTGAATCGCTGGAAATGTTCTCAAGTAAGGTATGGCGTCGCCCTAAACAGGATAAAAAATATCGCTACGATATTGCTATGTTGGTGGATGAAGAAGAAAAAATGCCACCTTCTGATAAGTCAGCACTAAAACGATTTCGCCGTGCAGCCAATCGTTTAGGCATGAATTTAGAAGTTATTTCTCCCGATGATGGCTCACGTCTTGGTGAGTTTGATGCACTATTTATTCGTGCAACAACCAGCATCAGTAACTACACTTACCGTTTTGCGAAAAAAGCAGAAAAAATGGGATTAATTGTGATGGATGATCCTGAATCCATTATGAAATGTACCAATAAAGTCTTCCTCACAGAGCTACTCCAGCGTAACCAAGTTCCTGCACCTAACAGTGTCATATTGCAGAGCTTTGATCCTGATTGGAAAGAGCACTTGTTGGAAGTATTGGATTTCCCATTGGTATTAAAAATTCCAGATGGCGCATTTTCACGTGGGGTAGTGAAAGTAAAAACCGTTGAAGAACTGGAAACTGAAGCGGACAAACTATTTAGCAAAAGCGCGTTGATTTTGGCGCAAGCCTTTATGCCAACTGACTACGACTGGCGTATTGGTATTTTAAACCGTCATCCAATTTTTGCCTGTAAATACATGATGAGTCGTGGTCACTGGCAAATATACCAACACTTTAATAGTGGCCGGGTAAGTTCGGGCGGTTTTGAAAGCTTTGATATGAAGCAAGTACCCAAAGCGGTAGTTGATACTGCATTAAAAGCAGCAAACTTAATTGGTGGTGGTCTCTATGGTGTTGACCTAAAAGAGATAGATGGTCAAGTTTATGTCATAGAGGTTAACGACAACCCAAGTATCGACCATACTGTAGAAGACGGCTTCTTAGGCGATCTCCTTTATGACCGCATCATGACCGAGTTCCTACGCCGTATTCAGCTGCGAGGATTGTAA
- the galM gene encoding galactose-1-epimerase, translating to MSQTLLTSMAEQPAYDGQPAQLIALTNANGMQLVFMDIGATWLSCEVPVKGEIRQVLLGVGDMEGFKKQTSFLGATVGRYANRITNSQFELNGKSYHLTANQAQHCLHGGVQGWSHLRWAIKDQQAQKVVFSMSSPDGDQGFPGNVEATVTFTLTDDNQVLIDYTATTDATTPINLTNHAYFNLMGADSGTDVLQDTLTIKADSYLPTDNLGIPLQQGLVPVEGTAFDFRHGEKIGACLLKEEQQKLVNGYDHSYYLGSPSLDTPVATVLSADKAITMNVFTNKPAIQLYTGNWLEGTPSRTGGHYQNYQGVALETQYLPDSPNRSDWPHDECWLEPGQTYQFSTIYQFK from the coding sequence ATGAGTCAAACATTACTGACATCGATGGCAGAACAGCCGGCTTATGACGGTCAACCAGCCCAATTAATTGCGCTTACTAATGCAAATGGTATGCAGCTTGTGTTTATGGATATTGGTGCCACATGGTTAAGTTGTGAAGTACCGGTAAAAGGCGAAATACGTCAGGTTTTACTCGGCGTCGGTGACATGGAAGGCTTTAAGAAACAAACCAGTTTCTTAGGTGCGACTGTCGGTCGTTATGCAAACCGTATTACTAATTCTCAATTTGAACTTAACGGTAAAAGCTATCACCTGACAGCGAATCAAGCTCAGCATTGTCTGCATGGTGGCGTTCAAGGGTGGAGTCATTTGCGTTGGGCTATTAAAGATCAGCAGGCGCAAAAAGTTGTATTTTCTATGTCATCTCCAGATGGAGACCAAGGTTTTCCAGGTAATGTTGAAGCAACAGTGACTTTCACGTTAACCGATGATAATCAGGTTTTGATTGATTACACCGCGACGACCGATGCCACCACACCTATTAATTTAACCAATCACGCGTATTTTAATTTGATGGGGGCAGATTCGGGCACGGATGTTTTGCAGGATACGTTAACGATTAAAGCGGATAGTTACTTACCCACTGATAACTTAGGCATTCCTTTGCAACAAGGTTTAGTGCCGGTTGAGGGAACGGCTTTTGACTTTAGACACGGTGAAAAAATAGGGGCTTGCTTACTCAAGGAAGAACAACAGAAATTAGTCAATGGCTATGACCATAGCTATTACTTAGGCAGTCCATCATTAGATACACCGGTTGCTACTGTGTTGTCTGCTGACAAAGCAATAACCATGAATGTATTCACGAATAAACCTGCTATTCAGCTTTATACCGGTAACTGGCTAGAAGGCACTCCAAGTAGAACTGGGGGGCATTATCAAAACTACCAAGGTGTTGCTTTAGAAACGCAATATTTGCCAGATTCTCCCAACCGTTCTGATTGGCCTCATGACGAATGCTGGTTAGAGCCGGGACAAACGTATCAATTCTCTACCATTTATCAATTTAAATAA
- the fusA gene encoding elongation factor G, which yields MTTDLSKYRNIGIFAHVDAGKTTTTERILKLTGMIHKTGEVHDGESTTDFMEQEAERGITIQSAAVSCFWKGHRLNVIDTPGHVDFTVEVYRSLKVLDGGIGVFCGSGGVEPQSETNWRYANESEVSRIIFVNKLDRMGADFYRVVDQVKNVLAATPLVMTLPIGIEEDFVGVVDVLSRQAFVWDDTGLPENYEIKEVPADMVDDVEQYREELIETAVEQDDELMMAYMDGEEPSIEDIKRCIRKGTRDLAFFPTYCGSAFKNKGVQLVLDAVVDYLPAPTEVEPQPLMDEEGNETGEHAIVSADETFKALAFKIMDDRFGALTFVRIYSGKLNKGDTVLNAFTGKTERVGRMVEMQADDRKELTTAQAGDIIAIVGMKNVQTGHTLCDPKDKVTLEPMVFPTPVISIAVKPKDKGSTEKMGIAIGKMVAEDPSFQVETDEDSGETILKGMGELHLDIKVDILKRTYGVELEVGAPQVAYRETITQPVEDSYTHKKQSGGSGQFAKIDYRIKPGEQNSGFSFSSTVVGGNVPKEFWPAVEKGFGSMMLEGPLAGFPVLDVEVELFDGGFHAVDSSAIAYEIAAKGAFRQSMPKAGPQLLEPIMHVDVFSPEDNVGDVIGDLNRRRGMIKNQEAGATGVRIKADVPLSEMFGYIGHLRTITSGRGQFSMEFDHYAACPANVAEKVIAEVKERNANK from the coding sequence ATGACTACTGATTTATCGAAATACAGAAACATTGGTATTTTCGCGCACGTTGATGCGGGTAAAACTACCACTACTGAGCGTATCCTAAAGCTAACTGGTATGATCCACAAAACTGGTGAAGTTCATGACGGTGAATCAACTACCGACTTCATGGAACAGGAAGCTGAACGTGGTATTACTATCCAATCTGCGGCAGTATCATGTTTCTGGAAAGGTCACCGTTTAAACGTTATCGACACCCCAGGACACGTTGACTTCACAGTAGAAGTTTACCGTTCTCTAAAAGTTCTAGACGGTGGTATCGGTGTATTCTGTGGTTCAGGTGGTGTAGAACCTCAATCTGAAACTAACTGGCGCTACGCTAACGAATCAGAAGTATCACGTATCATCTTCGTGAACAAACTGGACCGTATGGGTGCAGACTTCTACCGCGTTGTTGACCAAGTTAAAAACGTTCTTGCTGCAACTCCACTAGTAATGACTCTACCTATCGGTATCGAAGAAGATTTCGTGGGTGTTGTTGACGTTCTTAGCCGCCAAGCGTTCGTATGGGATGACACTGGTCTTCCTGAAAACTACGAAATCAAAGAAGTTCCAGCTGACATGGTAGATGACGTTGAGCAATACCGTGAAGAGCTAATCGAAACTGCAGTTGAGCAAGACGACGAACTAATGATGGCTTACATGGATGGCGAAGAGCCTTCAATCGAAGACATCAAACGTTGTATCCGTAAAGGTACTCGTGACCTAGCGTTCTTCCCAACTTACTGTGGTTCTGCGTTCAAAAACAAAGGTGTTCAACTAGTACTTGACGCTGTTGTCGATTACCTACCAGCTCCAACTGAAGTTGAGCCACAGCCGCTAATGGATGAAGAAGGCAACGAAACTGGCGAACACGCTATCGTTTCTGCTGACGAAACATTCAAAGCGCTAGCATTCAAAATCATGGATGACCGTTTCGGCGCACTAACTTTCGTTCGTATTTACTCTGGTAAATTGAACAAAGGCGACACCGTCCTTAACGCGTTTACTGGTAAAACTGAACGTGTTGGTCGTATGGTTGAAATGCAAGCTGACGATCGTAAAGAACTGACTACTGCTCAAGCGGGCGACATCATCGCTATCGTTGGTATGAAGAACGTTCAAACTGGTCACACTCTATGTGATCCTAAAGATAAAGTTACTTTGGAGCCAATGGTATTCCCAACTCCAGTAATCTCAATCGCAGTGAAACCTAAAGACAAAGGTTCAACTGAGAAAATGGGTATCGCGATCGGTAAAATGGTTGCAGAAGATCCATCATTCCAAGTTGAGACTGATGAAGATTCAGGTGAAACTATCCTGAAAGGTATGGGTGAACTTCACCTAGACATCAAAGTGGACATCCTTAAACGTACTTACGGCGTTGAACTAGAAGTGGGTGCTCCACAAGTTGCTTACCGTGAAACTATCACTCAACCTGTTGAAGATAGCTACACGCATAAGAAACAGTCTGGTGGTTCAGGTCAGTTCGCGAAAATTGACTACCGTATCAAACCAGGTGAGCAAAACTCTGGCTTCTCGTTCTCTTCAACAGTTGTTGGTGGTAACGTACCGAAAGAATTCTGGCCAGCAGTTGAGAAAGGCTTCGGCAGCATGATGCTTGAAGGCCCTCTAGCAGGCTTCCCTGTACTAGACGTTGAAGTTGAACTGTTCGACGGTGGTTTCCACGCAGTTGACTCTTCAGCAATCGCTTACGAAATCGCAGCGAAAGGTGCATTCCGTCAGTCTATGCCTAAAGCAGGTCCTCAGCTTCTAGAGCCAATCATGCACGTTGACGTATTCTCTCCTGAAGATAACGTTGGTGATGTAATCGGTGACTTGAACCGTCGTCGTGGTATGATCAAAAACCAAGAAGCTGGCGCGACTGGTGTTCGTATTAAAGCAGACGTTCCACTATCTGAAATGTTCGGCTACATCGGTCACCTACGTACTATCACTTCTGGCCGTGGTCAATTCTCTATGGAATTCGATCACTACGCAGCTTGTCCAGCAAACGTTGCTGAAAAAGTTATCGCAGAAGTTAAAGAGCGTAACGCTAACAAATAA
- a CDS encoding HD domain-containing phosphohydrolase: MERMSNNDALSNTSFSATLNHQLADIHYQIRAHIPNVDRLSFALYDRDTDILKTYADSAANGTELSQHSAYLKNLPTLQSCAKTGERRVVNNIEQRFSSHSHHTKWLLGRGYHSSLAVPVYSQHHFIGILFIDSHLEDFFTEVIVSALNEYIDILLISIISEYELVHALLDSTRNHHLSSPRHWSAGAAHRERIWRMTQIIARDVANAFELSDEDIENITQFSRYHDIGKLSIPYNVLSSTEELTPAQRRLIDEHIEHGVQFVEQIIEQLNHPNHHCVNLLREIVAYHHEYLDGSGYPYHLHGNDIPPSARIIAVANIFDALTSHHPHKQGCSTIYALLELEKMVNQGKLDWHCVNALREHQDELDDIIRHNPGKDPCISLIN, translated from the coding sequence ATGGAAAGGATGAGCAATAATGACGCGCTGAGTAATACTAGCTTCTCAGCCACATTGAATCATCAGCTTGCTGATATTCATTATCAAATCCGTGCTCATATTCCTAATGTTGACCGACTCTCTTTCGCGTTATACGACCGCGATACAGATATCCTGAAAACTTATGCTGACAGCGCTGCAAATGGAACAGAATTAAGTCAGCACTCTGCATACTTAAAAAATCTTCCCACATTACAATCTTGTGCGAAAACAGGTGAAAGACGTGTCGTTAATAATATCGAACAGCGGTTTTCTTCTCATTCTCATCACACCAAATGGCTGCTTGGACGCGGCTATCACTCTTCGTTAGCAGTACCTGTATATAGCCAACACCATTTCATCGGTATACTGTTTATCGATTCGCATCTTGAAGATTTTTTCACGGAAGTGATCGTCAGTGCTCTAAATGAATATATCGACATCCTACTGATCTCTATTATTTCCGAATATGAGCTCGTACATGCTTTGTTGGATTCGACTCGAAATCATCACCTATCATCACCTCGTCATTGGTCCGCGGGAGCTGCACACCGTGAACGGATCTGGAGAATGACACAAATCATCGCAAGAGATGTCGCTAATGCTTTCGAACTCAGTGATGAAGATATTGAAAACATTACCCAATTTTCTCGTTATCACGATATTGGTAAGCTATCTATCCCTTATAACGTGCTCTCATCAACAGAAGAACTGACACCAGCACAGCGCAGACTTATCGATGAACATATCGAACACGGCGTACAGTTTGTGGAGCAAATTATCGAGCAGCTTAATCACCCCAACCACCATTGTGTAAACCTACTCAGAGAAATCGTTGCCTATCATCACGAATATTTAGATGGTAGTGGCTACCCTTATCATCTGCATGGTAATGACATTCCTCCTTCAGCACGCATTATTGCTGTCGCTAATATTTTTGATGCACTAACCAGCCATCATCCACATAAACAAGGCTGCTCAACGATTTACGCTCTGCTAGAGCTAGAAAAGATGGTCAACCAAGGAAAACTAGACTGGCATTGTGTCAACGCCCTACGGGAACACCAAGACGAGCTAGATGATATTATTCGCCATAACCCTGGGAAAGATCCTTGTATATCATTAATTAATTAG
- a CDS encoding zinc transporter ZntB — translation MDFLLDHWQFNETNAQRDILSPESIEPNHWYHCMRDEHAVRPWLEKNQVPTSIIDSLLAEDTRPLFEEYEDNHFLLILRGVNLNQNANPEDMLSIRLLYVNGAIISTRRIPSKTVATIREKLENQKGPNNLADLVMNIIDGLNRNIDNYLDTIEDKIDKFDEELELSEELMQTHKALLKIKRFIKPQQYAIDDYFNSNIPLSESKQLRLRHSVNTIVRINENLDFFLSELDIIKGELRQYHAEKMNQNTYLFSVIAAIFLPTSFLTGLLGVNVGGIPGTESPIAFTLFCLGLVVIFGLEFFILSRLKFFSQS, via the coding sequence ATGGATTTTCTACTTGATCACTGGCAATTTAACGAAACCAATGCACAGCGTGATATTTTAAGCCCAGAGAGTATTGAACCGAATCATTGGTATCACTGTATGCGTGATGAACATGCCGTTCGTCCTTGGCTAGAAAAGAATCAAGTACCGACATCAATCATTGATAGTTTACTTGCCGAAGATACTCGGCCTCTATTTGAAGAGTATGAAGATAACCATTTCTTACTGATTTTACGTGGTGTCAACCTCAATCAGAATGCCAATCCAGAAGACATGTTGAGTATTCGTTTACTCTATGTAAATGGTGCCATTATTTCTACTCGCCGGATCCCTTCTAAAACCGTCGCGACCATTCGTGAAAAATTGGAAAATCAAAAAGGCCCTAATAATTTGGCCGATTTGGTCATGAATATCATCGATGGATTAAATCGTAATATTGATAACTACCTAGATACGATTGAAGATAAGATCGATAAATTTGATGAAGAGCTAGAGCTAAGCGAAGAGTTAATGCAAACGCATAAAGCCTTACTAAAAATTAAACGGTTTATTAAACCTCAGCAATATGCCATTGACGACTATTTCAATTCGAACATTCCTCTGTCTGAATCTAAGCAGTTACGCCTTCGTCACAGCGTTAATACCATCGTAAGAATTAATGAAAATTTAGATTTTTTCTTGAGTGAACTGGACATTATTAAAGGTGAATTGCGCCAATATCACGCAGAAAAAATGAACCAAAACACCTATTTATTTTCGGTTATCGCTGCGATCTTCTTACCTACCAGTTTCTTAACGGGCTTGCTAGGGGTTAATGTGGGAGGTATTCCCGGCACAGAATCCCCGATTGCGTTTACCTTGTTTTGCCTTGGATTAGTGGTTATTTTTGGTCTTGAATTTTTCATTCTGAGTCGATTAAAATTTTTCAGTCAATCTTAG